A window of Opitutus sp. ER46 contains these coding sequences:
- a CDS encoding aspartyl protease family protein, which produces MYLPFRREPARPGRTRLGSPIVELPAQIVGNFLIVEAKWDRQGPYHFLIDTGSANTLVTPALVRRHGTGMPGPGAPRVRVASAEGDVLELPAGSLHRLELGDATFEDVPVLIHDLAELSAHLGVRIDGLLGFPLFRETRLTLDYPHHRVLLQPMATTALTPGRSVRFDDVHKTPVIHVQIGSRNVIVLLDSGSDATLSLNPHGLDAAFAFGPRRGATLGTIGGDHPQEIGRLGEELSIAEYALPNPVVDLTEDLSAVGGGILKHFTVTFDTAHDQVTFLRDSTAPIVLPARRSAGLSFSKTPAYWRVAGVIPDSPAAAANIQFGDLVTRINGESVSKWNLTRYEQLVSSTSSITFTLLFGTTEVEKTVAVFDLVP; this is translated from the coding sequence ATGTACCTGCCTTTTCGCCGCGAACCCGCCCGGCCGGGCCGGACCCGCCTGGGTTCCCCGATCGTCGAGCTGCCGGCGCAGATCGTTGGCAACTTCCTGATCGTCGAGGCCAAGTGGGACCGTCAGGGGCCGTACCATTTCCTCATCGACACCGGGTCTGCCAACACGCTCGTCACCCCGGCGCTGGTCCGCCGCCACGGCACCGGCATGCCCGGGCCCGGCGCCCCGCGCGTGCGGGTCGCTTCCGCCGAGGGCGACGTCCTCGAACTGCCGGCGGGGTCCCTGCACCGCCTCGAGCTCGGCGATGCCACGTTCGAGGACGTGCCGGTGTTGATCCACGATCTCGCCGAGCTCTCCGCCCACTTGGGCGTGCGGATCGACGGGCTCCTGGGCTTCCCACTGTTTCGCGAGACGCGCCTCACGCTCGACTACCCGCACCACCGCGTTCTGCTCCAGCCGATGGCGACCACCGCCCTCACGCCCGGCCGCTCCGTGCGCTTCGATGACGTCCACAAGACCCCCGTCATCCATGTGCAGATCGGCTCGCGCAACGTGATCGTGCTGCTCGACTCCGGCAGCGACGCCACCCTCAGCCTCAATCCGCACGGCCTCGATGCCGCCTTCGCGTTTGGCCCCCGCCGTGGTGCGACGCTGGGCACCATCGGCGGCGACCATCCGCAGGAAATCGGCCGCCTGGGGGAGGAACTTTCCATCGCCGAGTACGCCCTGCCTAACCCCGTGGTCGACCTGACGGAGGACCTGTCGGCCGTCGGCGGCGGCATTCTGAAACACTTCACCGTCACCTTCGACACCGCCCACGACCAGGTGACTTTTCTCCGGGACTCCACCGCCCCGATCGTGCTGCCGGCCAGGCGCAGCGCCGGGCTGAGTTTCAGCAAGACTCCCGCCTATTGGCGCGTCGCCGGCGTCATTCCCGATTCTCCGGCGGCCGCCGCCAACATCCAGTTCGGCGACCTGGTCACGCGCATCAATGGCGAGTCCGTGTCGAAGTGGAATCTCACCCGCTACGAGCAACTGGTGAGCTCGACCTCGAGCATCACGTTCACCCTGCTTTTCGGCACGACCGAGGTGGAGAAGACCGTGGCCGTCTTCGACCTGGTCCCCTGA
- a CDS encoding RsmB/NOP family class I SAM-dependent RNA methyltransferase has product MSTVAESAPGGAWRSAAQLIARWLDRRERVDVLLDTLPSGLAPAERARCQHLVLGVIRHFGRIDAALARLVPHPPRFVTRAVLFVAGFELIEAAGNAATAEGQAAKIVHHAVEQTKTLASPAEARLVNAVVRKLKPLLSGPAPAAGAAAAELAEYFSHPEWLVRSWLAQFGPDATRALLEWNQKPAPVYARWRATAEKPPEWLKPTPWAGFFEIESGRWAAVEPLLKAGQIYLQDPATRLPVEVLAPQENETLLDLCAAPGGKALLMADAMKAGRLVAVDLPTSRIDRLKENLSRAGAVTVALVQGDVLAKFEALLREHELPPVYDGVLIDVPCSNTGVMRHRVDVKWRLQEGDFKKHPQQQLSMLHVAARLVRPGGRLVYSTCSIDTEENEHVVRSFLASRAGGPYTLESTVLSFPWVQGHDGGASFLLRRST; this is encoded by the coding sequence ATGAGCACCGTGGCGGAGTCCGCGCCCGGAGGCGCATGGAGGTCGGCGGCGCAGTTGATCGCCCGGTGGCTCGACCGGCGTGAACGGGTGGACGTGTTGCTCGACACGCTACCGTCGGGGCTGGCTCCGGCGGAGCGGGCGCGGTGCCAGCACCTCGTGCTGGGCGTGATCCGGCATTTTGGCCGGATCGACGCGGCGCTGGCGCGGCTGGTGCCGCATCCGCCGCGGTTTGTGACGCGAGCGGTGCTGTTTGTCGCGGGCTTCGAGCTGATCGAGGCGGCGGGCAACGCCGCCACCGCCGAAGGCCAGGCGGCGAAGATCGTGCATCACGCCGTGGAGCAGACGAAGACGCTGGCGAGCCCGGCGGAGGCGCGGCTGGTGAACGCGGTGGTGCGCAAGCTGAAGCCGTTGCTGTCGGGGCCGGCGCCGGCGGCGGGCGCGGCGGCGGCCGAACTGGCGGAGTATTTTTCCCATCCCGAGTGGCTGGTGCGGAGCTGGCTGGCGCAGTTTGGGCCGGACGCGACGCGCGCGCTGCTGGAGTGGAATCAGAAGCCGGCGCCGGTTTACGCGCGCTGGCGCGCGACGGCCGAAAAGCCGCCCGAATGGCTGAAGCCGACGCCGTGGGCGGGATTCTTCGAGATCGAGTCCGGCCGGTGGGCGGCGGTCGAACCGCTGCTCAAGGCAGGACAGATCTACCTGCAGGATCCGGCGACGCGCCTCCCGGTGGAGGTGTTGGCGCCGCAGGAGAACGAGACGTTGCTCGACCTGTGTGCGGCTCCCGGCGGCAAGGCGCTGCTGATGGCGGACGCGATGAAGGCGGGGCGGCTCGTGGCCGTGGATCTGCCGACCAGCCGGATCGATCGGCTGAAGGAAAACCTCTCCCGCGCGGGCGCCGTGACGGTGGCGCTGGTCCAGGGCGATGTGCTGGCGAAGTTCGAGGCACTGCTGCGGGAGCACGAGTTGCCGCCCGTTTATGACGGCGTGCTGATCGACGTGCCCTGCTCGAACACCGGCGTGATGCGGCACCGCGTCGACGTGAAATGGCGGCTGCAGGAGGGTGACTTCAAGAAGCATCCCCAGCAGCAGCTTTCGATGCTCCATGTGGCCGCGCGGCTGGTGCGCCCGGGAGGTCGGCTCGTCTACTCCACCTGCAGCATTGATACCGAGGAGAACGAGCACGTCGTGCGCAGCTTCCTGGCCAGTCGCGCCGGCGGGCCGTACACCCTCGAGTCCACGGTGCTCAGCTTCCCGTGGGTCCAGGGCCACGATGGTGGCGCCAGCTTCCTGCTGCGGCGGTCGACTTGA